In Oncorhynchus nerka isolate Pitt River linkage group LG26, Oner_Uvic_2.0, whole genome shotgun sequence, one DNA window encodes the following:
- the LOC115110035 gene encoding nuclear protein 1-like, which yields MSSFVDVKNVEPTYFEEQHYDEYEYYNLSEKYTCGASRKGRSKKEASDNTNRPNPGGHERKLVEKLQNTEKKAKA from the exons ATGTCAAGCTTCGTAGACGTGAAGAATGTTGAGCCAACTTACTTTGAAGAACAACACTATGACGAATATGAATACTATAACCTTTCAGAAAAATACACAT GTGGCGCTAGCCGCAAGGGGCGGTCAAAGAAGGAAGCCAGCGACAATACCAACCGCCCCAACCCCGGAGGCCACGAGCGCAAGCTCGTAGAGAAACTTCAGAACACTGAAAAGAAAGCCAAGGCGTGA